A single region of the Xylanivirga thermophila genome encodes:
- a CDS encoding virulence protein, whose product MQINYNVTGAKRKELVNAISQKLNAPARYLGAPTFAYEVADYNIDKNGVVRGPDNSELVNDLLGLHNFKAVTAEYDTPLPEAEPVPENIQVPNEAALGGRESPNSDYEEPPVYSKSNETEEAISLIIQMPKEGFSETALDNLKGLVESKETLIKKALDTDSIPIIVNEDYVTFPWFQSECSAEEVKAYTHFVTALCKMAKKQTRVNSTEKLVENEKYAFRCFLLRLGFIGPEYKTERKILLSKLSGSSAFKSGSAKHEEVSE is encoded by the coding sequence ATGCAGATAAACTATAATGTCACAGGAGCAAAAAGAAAAGAGTTAGTCAACGCAATAAGCCAAAAACTGAATGCTCCTGCAAGATATCTTGGAGCACCTACATTTGCATATGAGGTGGCAGACTACAACATTGACAAAAACGGGGTAGTCAGAGGACCAGATAATTCTGAACTGGTTAATGATCTATTAGGCCTTCATAACTTTAAGGCGGTTACAGCAGAATATGACACACCACTTCCAGAAGCAGAGCCTGTTCCTGAAAATATTCAAGTTCCCAATGAAGCGGCTCTTGGGGGTAGGGAAAGTCCAAATAGTGATTACGAAGAACCTCCCGTATACAGCAAATCAAATGAAACCGAAGAAGCTATTAGTTTGATTATTCAAATGCCGAAGGAGGGTTTTAGCGAAACCGCACTTGACAACCTAAAAGGATTGGTAGAAAGCAAAGAAACCCTTATAAAGAAAGCACTTGATACTGACTCTATTCCCATTATCGTAAATGAGGACTATGTAACCTTCCCTTGGTTCCAAAGTGAGTGTTCCGCAGAGGAGGTTAAGGCTTATACCCACTTTGTAACAGCACTTTGTAAAATGGCAAAGAAGCAGACCCGCGTCAACTCGACCGAGAAATTAGTGGAGAATGAAAAGTACGCTTTCCGTTGTTTCCTTCTAAGACTTGGCTTTATCGGGCCAGAATACAAAACGGAACGAAAAATTCTCCTCTCCAAACTGTCGGGTAGCTCTGCCTTCAAAAGCGGAAGTGCCAAGCATGAGGAGGTGAGTGAATAA
- a CDS encoding DUF4314 domain-containing protein yields MKIIHPEMLKQLRSYYTPGTRVMLLKMNDPYTKLQPGDKGTVTSVDDMGTIHVSWDSGSSLGVVFGEDLCKKIEE; encoded by the coding sequence ATGAAAATCATTCACCCAGAAATGCTAAAGCAACTTAGAAGTTATTACACTCCAGGAACTCGTGTAATGCTACTTAAGATGAATGACCCTTATACCAAGCTTCAGCCTGGAGATAAAGGTACGGTTACTAGTGTTGATGATATGGGAACCATCCACGTCAGTTGGGATTCAGGCAGCTCCCTTGGAGTGGTCTTTGGAGAGGATTTATGCAAGAAAATTGAAGAGTAA